In Drosophila miranda strain MSH22 chromosome XR, D.miranda_PacBio2.1, whole genome shotgun sequence, the genomic window CGTCTCCACGGTCATCTTCTTTCTGACATCGACGCTGTACATTATCTTCAGCTATCTACTGCACCGGGCCACCATCAATTCGCCCTTTGTGCGGTACCATGTGGAGGCCTGCTCGAAGATTATACTGCGACCGGATGAGGTGAGTGACTCGTACACCCAAAAGCTGGTCTATGCCATGCTGCCTTCGCGGCAGAGGAAttcaacaacaaaatacaaaaaacaaTATACATCGCTTGTGCATGGCACAGCAAATGGATCTCGAGGCACAAACTAAtccgtctctctctgtctctctcttatTTGATCTGTCATTCCAATAGCAAGAGATTGACGGAGTACCCAGCACCACACGCTATGGAGTGCTCTCGATGGATGGAACCCACACCACGACGACCGTATCGGGTGGCAATCCTGTGGCCGGGAACACGCTCAGCTTCAGCAATCCCGTGTACGAGCTGTCCAATCCGACGGCCGGCGAGAGCAGCATCGAGGCACTGGGCCAATTGCCGTCCGATCTGCCATCGACCCCCCATGAGCCGACAACGCCCACCACAGTGGCGTTCAAGGTGGAGCACGTGATCCAGCCGCGTCGCTGCAGACCGAGCAAGCTGAGCGACATACGCGAGGGATTTGTGAGCAGGTGGCGCGTGGCGCAGGTCATCTATCCGTACATGGTGTGCATTGCCCTGGCCTACTGCGTGACCCTGTCCCTGTATCCGGGCATCGATGTGGAGGTGCAGTCGTGCGCCCTCGGCTCCTGGATGCCCGTCCTTCTGATGTTCTGCTTCAATCTGTCGGATGTGGCCGGCAAGATGCTGGCCGCCAGCCCGTATCCGTGGTCGCGCCGACAGCTCATACTGTTGTCGGGACTGCGAATCGTGCTCGTGCCCCTGCTTCTGCTCTGCTGTGCGCCGCGTCAGCGTCCCGTCATATCCGGGGAGACGGCGCCCTTTGTCTTCACCATCGCCTTGGGGATCACCAACGGCTTGGCCGGCAGTCTGCCCATGATCCTGGCTCCTGCCAAGGTGCCGGGCACCCTCAAAGAGGTCACGGGCAACATAATGACCCTGTCCTACAATGTGGGGCTGACCGTTGGCTCCCTGATTGGTTACGTGTTTGAGAGCATGCTGGGGCCCCAGCTTTTGAATCCCTGCCCCTTGTATCCGTATGTGCCGGTCTCGATGCTGGAGCACAtccacggccacggccacggccatATGCCGCCCCTTCCGCTGACCAGCAGCACCACCGTCCCCCCCACAACCAGCACAAGCGCAGCCACGTCTCTGGTTCCGCTCCTGCTAAATGCAACGATTGCCACCCTgaccggcagcagcagcgtcagtCCTCTAACCGAAAGCTCAAGTTCCATTGGGACCACAGCCAGCCccgcattggccacggtcATAACCACCACGGCCCTGGCTCTGTACAGCACCGTGGCTGGCAGTAGTGCGGAGGTGATCAATGCCACCCTGTCGACCTTCCTGTCCACGGTGAGCAGTTCGGTGGGGGACATCAGTGACGAGATGGCTGGTGGCATGACCACAGATCCACAGACCCCAGAGGCCTTGATGGAGAATATTTAAAGTGGCGCGAGAGGCTTACAAGAGACAGTCCATTGACTTGCTGGAGCTGAAGTTCCACTGAATATCACCCCCCTTTCCACTTGACCATATCCCTTTCAAACTTATTTTTAATGATGCGTTGAAAGCATGCATGTATCTCAGAGATACATATTCAgctccagagagagagagagagagagagagattgagAAACTTGCCATGAAATAATACCCGCTGATCTCTCTGTACAACGCTGATCTCTTTGGTCAAGTAACCAGAGACATTGTAAAGGCTTTAAAGATGGTTCTCGATCTCatttttttgaaattttcACCACAAAAAATATCTTTCAGCTCAAAAAGTTATTACAAATATTATAGAATATACTCGTAAAATAGCATAACGTAAGCAACAACTGTTCTTGTCTTGTCTGTACTAATATGTATATCTCCAATAACTGAATTGTGTCTAGTATACCTTTTGTTCAGCGGTTG contains:
- the LOC108151614 gene encoding equilibrative nucleoside transporter 4, whose protein sequence is MDVGGQDTTYEPLDRDRGGSIPAGEGGRRHPGSMDSPEYETRAPKDQRRAVYLALMAAGIGFVLPYNSFIIAADYWQGRFPGRHVALDMSMTYIFVAFATVLLNNIVLSLAPFQKRVIFGYMVSFTTLVFVAVCEVAWHMFATNTAYLVNMSAVALTAIGCTVQQSSFYGFASMLPQQYTQAVMAGESIAGFLVSSNRVVTKLLINNDRVSTVIFFLTSTLYIIFSYLLHRATINSPFVRYHVEACSKIILRPDEQEIDGVPSTTRYGVLSMDGTHTTTTVSGGNPVAGNTLSFSNPVYELSNPTAGESSIEALGQLPSDLPSTPHEPTTPTTVAFKVEHVIQPRRCRPSKLSDIREGFVSRWRVAQVIYPYMVCIALAYCVTLSLYPGIDVEVQSCALGSWMPVLLMFCFNLSDVAGKMLAASPYPWSRRQLILLSGLRIVLVPLLLLCCAPRQRPVISGETAPFVFTIALGITNGLAGSLPMILAPAKVPGTLKEVTGNIMTLSYNVGLTVGSLIGYVFESMLGPQLLNPCPLYPYVPVSMLEHIHGHGHGHMPPLPLTSSTTVPPTTSTSAATSLVPLLLNATIATLTGSSSVSPLTESSSSIGTTASPALATVITTTALALYSTVAGSSAEVINATLSTFLSTVSSSVGDISDEMAGGMTTDPQTPEALMENI